From the genome of Pirellulales bacterium:
ACACTTATCGATGTGGTTGGAGCAACATGGCGTACGGCTGCGCGGTGTGGCTTTTGGCGGCGGCGATTGGATGGACGAGTTGGCCGAAATCACTGGTCCACTAAATGTTGCGTTTCGCCCCGTGATCAACACCTTCAATGGCCGTCGGACGGTAGAATTGCACATTACCGACTGGCGCTTGGCCGAGCCTGCGGCCGTTGCCAAAACCGGTTGAACCGCACCGTAGTTCGTCTGCATCTTTGCTTCTCTGCGATTTGTTCGTCTCCAGTTCAAAAAAGTGCCCTATGTCGCCGGAGCAACTTCATTCCGCACGGCTGCAAATGGTAACCGAGCAGCTCCAGCGCCGCGGCATTTGTGATGCTCGCGTGTTGGCGGCCATGGGAAAAGTGCGACGTGACGCATTTGTGCCGCCGGAAGAAAAGGCGGACTCCTACGCTGACCGAGCGCTGACGCTGGATCATGGTCAAACCATCAGCCAGCCCTACATTGTGGCGCTGATGACCGAGGCGTTGGAATTAACCGGTGCTGAATCGGTTTTGGAAATCGGCACCGGCAGCGGCTATCAATGTGCGGTGCTGTGTGAGCTGGCGCGATGGGTGACCAGCGTGGAAAGGCATGCCGAGCTTTCGGCTCGGGCCAACGCCACGCTCAAAATGCTGGGTTACACCAATTACACGCTTGTCGTGGGCGATGGCACCTACGGCTGGCCGGATCTTGCTCCGTACGACAGGATTATCGTCACCGCCGCCGCGCAGCGCTTGCCGCAAGCGTTGTTCGATCAACTGTGCGAGTCAGGCACGTTGGTCATTCCGCTGGGGCCCAGTGAAGCGCAATCGCTGCAAGCCATTAAAAAAGTGTACGGTCAGGGCGTGGCTCGCGAACTTTCCGGCTGCCGGTTCGTACCGCTTGTTGGGAGTGAAGAGCCGCGCTGGTGATTTGACGGAAATTCCGTTTTTCAATCCATCCTGCCAGCACTGGATTGTGGCCGACTGGCCCAGGCCAAAGAGGGCCAAAAACCGCGTTAAATCTGCATAAAAACCGCTCTTGACCGGTCCTGAAAATTGCCCTAATCTTCTCGCCTCACGACGGTCGATTAGGGCGGGACGACCAACACTTTTCGTCCGGCGCATTCGGCCGCCAAGCAAGACACAGAATTTCGCATGATCCACTCGTGGATGGGTCTGCACCGGGATGGATGGCGGCACGGGCCGGTTTTATCCTGCGGACCAGCGGAGCGATTTCGGCAGCATGGATGCGGCCGAACGCTTCGATACACCGACCGACGACGTGCCACCAACACGTCCAGCCTGCAAGCGCCAAACGCGCGATCCAAAAAAACTGCACGGAGGCAATTCTTTCCCACCACGCGGCCATCTCGTCCTTCTAGCGCCGCGTCAACAACCTGCCGAATCGTCCAATCGCTCCCGGAAACGGATGGAGTCCTTTGCCCCCCTGGGACCCGGCCTTTCCGGGAGCTTTTTTGCGCGCGGCGTGAATGCAATGCCGCGAGTTACGCGGGCTGGCTTTTCGGCGGCGGCGTGGTCAGTTTGCGAACTTCGTTCAGCACTTCTTCCAGCCGCATGACAATTTCTCCGTGGCGCATTTCGTCCGGGGCGGGCTTGCGGGCCACCAGCGAAATGGTGCCGCCTGGTTCCAGGATGGCCTGATCGACATCCTGGAGCGAACCAAAACCTTGCCGGCGGGCCGCAGCTTCCAATTCAGATTCGGTGATGAGCTCTTTCCGGAGCCGGTCGCGGCGGATTTTGCCGCCCGAGATCAACACGTCGGCATCGCCTTCGATCAGATGATCTAATTTTTGATGGCCGTACAGGTACCACACGACTACATAATTCACCAGCAGCAGCGTGGCAGCGCCGACCAGGCCGCCGGTGACCGAATTATCGTCGCCGATAATGGCGTTTTGCACCGTGTTGGAAAGAGTCAATAGAACGACCAGGTCGAAGGCGTTCAATTGCGCCAATTGCCGTTTGCCCGCCAAACGAACGCCCAATATCAAAAACACGTAGACGACAATCGAACGCAGAATTTTTTCCGCGACCGGCAAAGCCAGATAAAACATATCGTGCCACATGCTGTCGGCTAAAAGCATAAAATGATCTCCGTCAACGAGGAGTAGAAGTTGCGGAACTAGCGGAGTTTGGGTTTTAACACAAAGTCGCGCAGTTCGGCCAGTTCTCGTTCGTAGCCGCCCGAGAGAATCGGAAAACGGCACCAGGTTTTGGGGTCCAAGTTTTCGTCGTCCACGTGGAACGAAGGCGCGTAGCGTTCCCGCTTCCATTGATTGCGGCACCACAAGCGGAAAAATCGTTCCACCCAGGCCAGCATTTGCTCGACCGTATATTGCGTGAACTGCGTGTGCATGAGCTTGTAGATTTCCATGGGGCTGTGCTTATCGCGGATGGCGGCCCGCTCGATCCAATCGAGCACGTCGTAGGGCATTAAATCGGCTTCGTCGGTTTGGCCGGCTTCGGGCGGGCGGAGTTCCGCCGTGGGCGCTTGGACGTTGACGGCGTGCAAGGCCGGAAGGGGGCCAAAACCTTCGGGGCCGGTGGTTTCCAACCAACACAACCAGCGGCGCAAAAAGGCTTTGTCGATGCCGGCAATGGGGCTGATGCCGCCGCTGGTGTCGCCATCCATCGTGGCATAACCCACGGCCGCCTCGGAGCGATTACTGGTCGAAGCCAACAGCGCGCCACGCAAATTCGCCAGGAGCCACACGCTGGGAGCCCGGGCCCGGGCCTGAATGTTCTGCAGCGCCAAATCGTCAGTTTTCCAATCTAAATTGCGGCTCAGTGCGCGTGACACCAGGCCGATGTAATCTTGCACAATGGGGTCGACGTCGAACCGGAAAAATTCCGCGCCAATGGCCTGGGCCACGCCGCGCGCCGCGTTGAGCGTGACTTCGCCGCTGTGGCGCGTGGACTGATACACGCAGGCCAGCAAGCGGCGCACCATTTCTGGTTCGTCGCCGGCCGTTTGAATATCGACAAAGTATTGCAGCTTGGCCAGAAATGCTTCGCGGCCTAATTCCGCCACGCCAATTTTCACCAGCATCGCCACCAGGCAGGAAACAGCCGCCGAATCGGCTCCGCCGCTAATCGATACCACAAACCCGCGCAAACGGCTTTTGCGCATGTAATCGAACAGCGCCAGAGAAATGGCCCGGGTAAATTCTTCTTCCTTGACGTGGGGGCCGCTTTCCCAAGCGGCGCGCACCAGCGCCTGCGGCGCGGGATCACAATTCGGATAAG
Proteins encoded in this window:
- a CDS encoding protein-L-isoaspartate(D-aspartate) O-methyltransferase, coding for MSPEQLHSARLQMVTEQLQRRGICDARVLAAMGKVRRDAFVPPEEKADSYADRALTLDHGQTISQPYIVALMTEALELTGAESVLEIGTGSGYQCAVLCELARWVTSVERHAELSARANATLKMLGYTNYTLVVGDGTYGWPDLAPYDRIIVTAAAQRLPQALFDQLCESGTLVIPLGPSEAQSLQAIKKVYGQGVARELSGCRFVPLVGSEEPRW
- a CDS encoding YetF domain-containing protein — translated: MLLADSMWHDMFYLALPVAEKILRSIVVYVFLILGVRLAGKRQLAQLNAFDLVVLLTLSNTVQNAIIGDDNSVTGGLVGAATLLLVNYVVVWYLYGHQKLDHLIEGDADVLISGGKIRRDRLRKELITESELEAAARRQGFGSLQDVDQAILEPGGTISLVARKPAPDEMRHGEIVMRLEEVLNEVRKLTTPPPKSQPA
- the nadE gene encoding NAD(+) synthase; amino-acid sequence: MQLLHVGAAVLNQTPLAWDANRANILAAIAQARRQGVSILCLPELCISGYGCEDAFLSHGVPRMSWRVLQEVLPETKGLVVSLGLPLLYQNALYDVACLAVDGRIAGFTAKRYLAGDGIHYEPRWFKPWPLGRRVQVSIDGQEYPLGDIYYDCGGVRLGFEICEDAWVAGRPGVELSQRGVDIILNPSASHFAFGKMAVRERFVLEGSRAFGVHYVYSNLVGNEAGRAIYDGGALIASVGKMVTQGPRFSFADWGLTSALVDVDAARLSRARTGSFTPELTGDAQDCIHVPFAYPNCDPAPQALVRAAWESGPHVKEEEFTRAISLALFDYMRKSRLRGFVVSISGGADSAAVSCLVAMLVKIGVAELGREAFLAKLQYFVDIQTAGDEPEMVRRLLACVYQSTRHSGEVTLNAARGVAQAIGAEFFRFDVDPIVQDYIGLVSRALSRNLDWKTDDLALQNIQARARAPSVWLLANLRGALLASTSNRSEAAVGYATMDGDTSGGISPIAGIDKAFLRRWLCWLETTGPEGFGPLPALHAVNVQAPTAELRPPEAGQTDEADLMPYDVLDWIERAAIRDKHSPMEIYKLMHTQFTQYTVEQMLAWVERFFRLWCRNQWKRERYAPSFHVDDENLDPKTWCRFPILSGGYERELAELRDFVLKPKLR